The following are encoded in a window of Anopheles gambiae chromosome X, idAnoGambNW_F1_1, whole genome shotgun sequence genomic DNA:
- the LOC133393119 gene encoding uncharacterized protein LOC133393119 — MRELEQTREAYGPTPKFYQTITGHRNNVVPKVTYCRNKDGDLVSNQPEVLSRWAQYFDELLNDQFNEQLEAPLADSVMLLPPSIEETRKAIRRLKNNKAPGTDGIAAELVQNGGARLENEIHQTVTEVWDSESMPCDWNVGIIYPIYEKKDRLDYNNYRFITVLNTAHKIFFLILQDRLVPHVEEIVGNYQRGFRNGKSTTDQIFTMRQILEKMAEYRNDTYHLFIDFKAAYDSIARVKLYDAMSSFGIPAKLIRLFRMTITNVTCQVKVDGKLSGPFATTKGLHHGGGLACLLFNLALERAIRDFKSSLREPSSISHPRYWHTMMIYTSLVCGSPM, encoded by the coding sequence atgcgggaactcgagcaaactagagaggcgtacggaccgacaccaAAGTTTTACCAAACGATaacaggtcaccgaaacaacgttgtacctaaggtaacctactgtcgcaacaaggatggagatctggttagtaaccagccagaggtcctctcgcggtgggctcagtactttgatgaattactcaacgaccagtttaacgaacagctagaagcgccactagcagatagtgtcatgctactgccacctagcatagaagaaacacgaaaggctatccgtcggctgaaaaataataaagcgcccggaaccgacggaattgcagctgaactggtccagaatggaggtgcacgactagaaaacgagattcatcaaactgttactgaggtgtgggatagcgaatccatgccttgtgattggaatgtTGGCATCATCTATCCCATATACGAAAAGAAAGATAGGTTGGACTACAACAACTACAGgtttattacggtgttgaataccgcccataaaatattctttctgatccttcaggatcgccttgtcccgcacgtcgaagagatagtcggaaactatcaaagaggattccgaaacggaaaatcaaccactgatcagatcttcaccatgcggcagatcttggagaagatggctgaatacagaaacgacacataccatctcttcattgacttcaaagccgcatatgatagcatagccagggtaaaactgtacgatgctatgagctcatttggaatcccggccaaactgataaggctttTCAGAATGACTataaccaacgtcacatgtcaggtgaaggtggatggaaaactctcaggaccttttgctaccaccaaaggtctgcaCCATGGGggcgggcttgcctgtctcctatttaaCCTGGcactagagagggccatccgtgactTCAAATCGAgcctacgggaaccatcttctataagtcatcCCAGATACTGGCATACCATGATGATATatacatcattggtctgcggctctcctatgtag
- the LOC133393798 gene encoding uncharacterized protein LOC133393798 — translation MKGKKQVGGITSAERGETTTAVMCMSATGHFIPPFLIFPRARMNDSLNNGTPSGTQLACNPSGYITVEIFRAWFDHFLLNVYPTADDPVLLIVDGLSSHTKSLAVIDKAKANHLTIIVLPPHCSNKLHPLDVSVMAPFNNFYTSVADTYLRHHPGRVITIYEVGQLMNTAYTKAATTQIVVNEFRKTGLWPFNREIFNGTDFVPSLVTDQSEKIASSESTSIQEQVMPTQNNPPTPTNVDCQLVNIPGPSATASPHNPNTSFEVPPSKIIPLPQINIPRNSRKRHSEKAREITSPIHEQQLISAKAAKDMKAIKLHRKKTTRNKAKTNKTSDMSEDFLCDLCGLCCSNSNDGEDWQVCQKCGTWFYKKLL, via the coding sequence ATGAAGGGCAAAAAACAAGTTGGTGGCATAACTTCTGCTGAACGTGGGGAAACGACGACGGCAGTGATGTGCATGTCAGCTACTGGGCATTTCATCCCACCATTTCTAATTTTCCCCAGAGCACGAATGAATGATTCGTTGAATAATGGAACTCCTTCGGGAACGCAATTGGCGTGTAACCCTTCTGGTTACATCACTGTTGAAATATTTAGAGCATGGTTTGATCATTTTCTTCTGAATGTCTATCCTACGGCAGACGATCCTGTGCTATTGATTGTAGATGGACTCTCATCTCACACAAAAAGCCTAGCAGTAATAGATAAAGCTAAAGCCAACCATTTAACTATAATAGTTCTACCACCGCACTGTAGCAATAAGCTTCATCCACTAGATGTGAGTGTCATGGCTCCGTTCAATAATTTTTATACGAGCGTCGCTGACACATACTTGCGACATCATCCAGGCAGAGTAATCACAATTTACGAAGTGGGTCAATTAATGAACACTGCCTACACGAAGGCTGCCACAACACAGATAGTGGTAAATGAGTTCAGGAAGACTGGATTGTGGCCTTTTAATCGAGAAATATTTAATGGCACTGATTTTGTGCCATCGTTAGTAACTGATCAATCGGAAAAAATAGCATCATCAGAATCAACAAGCATTCAGGAGCAGGTTATGCCCACTCAAAATAATCCACCCACCCCTACGAATGTTGATTGTCAATTGGTAAACATACCTGGTCCTAGTGCTACGGCATCTCCGCACAATCCAAACACATCGTTTGAGGTTCCACCATCGAAAATTATTCCCTTGCCACAAATTAACATACCTAGAAACTCTCGAAAACGTCATTCCGAAAAGGCAAGAGAAATCACATCCCCCATTCATGAACAACAGTTAATCAGcgcaaaagcagcaaaagatATGAAAGCAATTAAACTCCATCGGAAGAAGACAACAAGAAACAAAGCCAAGACCAACAAAACTTCAGACATGTCAGAAGATTTCCTTTGCGATCTATGTGGACTATGCTGTTCTAATTCTAATGATGGGGAAGACTGGCAAGTATGCCAAAAATGTGGAACCTGGTTCTACAAAAAATTGCTATGA
- the LOC133393797 gene encoding uncharacterized protein LOC133393797 — protein MTPEGHSSGTVRYSAAYWLRQGCTSATSTATSTATSTATSTATSTATSTATSTATSTATSTATSTASFTATTTSTTTSATTINTTTTTSTTPTTGTKSTIKIISNIVIRPAKTVATGKEQEGMILTSEQYRLMQKRSMTVEKMGRAGGKLAKYSKVPEYRPSALIGQDSRHPAIPSTITMRKVKDKRPAITTANTTVSTTANTTANTTVRNTANTTANTTVRTTANTTTNTTVRTTANTTANTTANNTIPASLLETIATVETKIPRRPTVVPAKAGVPATVPAVVATDAPAVAPPLTDVLQVITELSATINRRFDEFAAEFVALKKEVMVTRKTAMATELALNKLQKIVCADTDGYALRRRTVSRCSPYGQRRS, from the coding sequence ATGACTCCGGAAGGGCACTCCAGTGGAACTGTTCGGTACAGTGCGGCTTATTGGCTACGGCAGGGCTGTACCAGCGCCACCTCCACAGCCACCTCCACAGCCACCTCCACAGCCACCTCCACAGCCACCTCCACAGCCACCTCCACAGCCACCTCCACAGCCACCTCCACAGCCACCTCCACAGCCACCTCCACAGCCTCCTtcacagccaccaccaccagcaccacaaccagcgccaccaccatcaacaccaccaccaccacttctACCACTCCAACCACCGGCACCAAGAGCACCATAAAAATTATTTCCAACATCGTTATTCGTCCAGCAAAAACCGTTGCCACAGGGAAGGAGCAGGAGGGTATGATACTTACATCGGAACAATATAGATTGATGCAGAAGCGGTCAATGACTGTGGAGAAAATGGGTCGGGCAGGTGGCAAGCTGGCCAAGTACTCAAAAGTACCAGAATATCGGCCTTCTGCTCTGATTGGCCAGGACTCCCGTCACCCCGCCATACCATCGACCATTACCATGCGGAAGGTTAAGGATAAGCGCCCCGCCATcaccaccgccaacaccaccGTCAGTACCACCGCCAACACTACTGCCAACACCACCGTCCGTAACACCGCCAACACTACCGCCAACACCACCGTCCGTACCACCGCCAACactaccaccaacaccaccgtccGTACCACCGCGaacaccaccgccaacaccaccgccaacaACACCATTCCAGCCTCGCTTCTCGAGACCATCGCTACAGTCGAGACCAAAATTCCGCGCCGCCCTACCGTCGTCCCTGCCAAAGCCGGAGTTCCTGCAACAGTTCCTGCCGTCGTTGCAACGGATGCTCCTGCCGTTGCTCCTCCTCTGACCGATGTGCTGCAGGTGATAACCGAGCTGTCAGCAACAATTAACCGCCGCTTTGACGAATTCGCCGCGGAATTTGTTGCCCTAAAAAAGGAAGTGATGGTCACTCGGAAGACCGCCATGGCTACCGAGCTGGCACTAAACAAATTACAGAAAATAGTATGTGCCGATACAGACGGTTACGCGCTTCGGCGACGGACGGTTTCACGCTGCAGCCCATACGGTCAGAGGAGGAGCTGA